A stretch of Gadus chalcogrammus isolate NIFS_2021 chromosome 9, NIFS_Gcha_1.0, whole genome shotgun sequence DNA encodes these proteins:
- the LOC130388569 gene encoding uncharacterized protein LOC130388569, protein MKYFFLYLQVDKAVLSIMSDEQMAKYITSYGDRIAVLSFCQQSNTSTTDKETLLQKLRAKIGARKMKSKKKGVSQSGVVERKAEGMTRPKNNAAEKTTRKIEIGWLHFTGIDYHQVRTQNGGGTRHARMEKASTVSLILELGKQLFFPDGASTKGRAEDFDFVVCDFKRKEIALNESIGSLYDQTKLKLLRFYICTKEQAALTDQSLDEDSQQCLSTSDEAVSAITPIDADEAFTDDLELVPSSRSDITDQNLLFQMQPKSKKHRGTSEIVTAQGSTKSHLTHSTPKDNTKAHIGQGQDTDSSDDDVLNHLEPSSDLPDSCFETIDLTSAVLQSESYSDERDTVEWDPEDDPRGAYDDWIDVITLKSGNNEDITQVI, encoded by the exons ATGAAGTATTTCTTCTTATATTTGCAGGTTGACAAGGCAGTGCTATCCATCATGAGTGATGAGCAAATGGCTAAATACATCACTTCATATGGTGACAGAATAGCTGTCCTCTCCTTCTGTCAACAATcaaacaccagcaccaccgatAAAGAGACGCTTCTACAGAAATTAAGAGCTAAAATAGGAGCACGGAAAATGAAATCAAAGAAAAAAGGAGTGTCACAATCAGGTGTGGTGGAGAGGAAAGCAGAGGGGATGACGAGACCAAAGAACAATGCAGCAGAAAAGACAACTAGAAAGATCGAAATCGGATGGCTTCATTTTACTGGCATCGATTACCATCAAGTCAGGACCCAAAATGGGGGGGGGACAAGGCACGCGAGAATGGAGAAAGCTTCAACGGTGTCTCTGATCCTCGAACTGGGAAAGCAGCTGTTTTTCCCAGACGGAGCCTCGACAAAGGGCCGAGCAGAAGACTTTGACTTTGTTGTCTGCGATTTCAAAAGAAAGGAGATTGCTTTAAATGAATCTATCGGCAGTCTTTACGACCAAACTAAGTTAAAGCTGCTTAGATTTTACATCTGCACCAAAGAACAAGCAGCTTTAACAGATCAGTCCTTAGATGAGGATTCTCAACAGTGTTTATCCACTTCAGATGAGGCTGTatctgccatcactcccattgATGCAGATGAAGCATTTACTGATGACCTGGAGCTTGTGCCTTCATCACGCAGCGACATCACTGATCAG AACCTGCTTTTCCAGATGCAACCAAAGTCCAAAAAACATAGGGGCACATCCGAGATTGTGACTGCACAAGGTTCAACAAAATCCCATCTCACTCATTCAACTCCAAAAGACAATACAAAAGCCCACATCGGCCAGGGGCAGGATACTGATTCaagtgatgatgatgttttGAATCATCTCGAGCCTTCCTCTGATTTGCCTGACTCCTGCTTTGAAACTATTGATCTGACCAGTGCAGTTCTACAATCTGAGTCTTACTCTGATGAGCGAGACACTGTTGAATGGGATCCAGAAGATGACCCTCGTGGAGCATATGATGATTGGATAGATGTCATAACATTGAAGTCTGGCAACAATGAGGATATCACACAggtaatttaa